DNA sequence from the Vicia villosa cultivar HV-30 ecotype Madison, WI linkage group LG3, Vvil1.0, whole genome shotgun sequence genome:
TAAATTGAAATAGTCATAAATTTGGTCCTTGAAAAAATAAGCCTCATTTTAGTAGGATATGCGGATGTGATTTGGGTGACAACCTTCTTCCTTCACTTTTGCATACTTGAGGAGAAGAATGATCGGTTTTGTAGGATCATGTTGTTTCTGTTTGTAGTCGAAGAAATCCATAGTGTATGCCTCCCACTGGATACAATGCAAGATGTTGTCACTATGTGGCGTTTGAGAGATAGTCAGTAGTCAGAATAAGCATGAAAGTGTAACAAAATAACTTGTTAAATGACATATCACAAATTTCTTAATACTAAGTTGACCTGGAGTTTCTCCCCCTCCCCCGGTCTGCGGCTGCGAGTAATTGAATTCTTCAACCATACTAATAACatttaaacaaagaaaaataagtaAGGGATCAAAAagaaatattcaaagaaaaaagGAAACAGAGCACGAAACCACATTAAGAACAATACCACAAAGAATATTCATTTCCCATTTGCTTGAGATTATATCAACAAATGAAGTTAAGTTAATCAGCTTCTCGGAGATGTCGTGTTTCCCAATATCCCCAATGGTAGTTCCACTAGTGAATCTCAGGACATATTTGTGGTTGGTTGGCCTGAAAAACAAATTATCGGGAAGAACTTGAAAGTTTGACATTGTGCAAGTGACATTAACCAATAACGCTGAGTCAAAAGCCTGCCTAAAGATCGTTGGAACAACAACATGAATGTCATGGCCCTGAAATGTAAACATTAGTGAAATAACAATGGTTTTCAAAAAACAATAGCAAGGTATATACACAGAATTGACAGATTCACAAGTTTAAGCAAATAATACGCAAGTAAACAGACGCATAAATCACAATATTTAAACAAATCATTCAGAGACATTAATATTGAAACAAATCATTCAGAGACTTCAACACCAAAGTGTAtaacaaaacaaatacataaaCACCACAAAGTAAAGGGATGTAGTTAACAACATTTGCAACTCGCAAAGTTTGAGAAAAAATTATATGCAGAACTAAAGCAAAACAAGGTTTTTAAACAAACCAAAACTGCAAGAGTTTATAGAAAAGAACTTGGAAAAACAAGTTTGCCAAGCATTCACACAAGCAAAACCGTGGGTGCAATAAGAGTTATTGTTTTGGGAGTCTCTCAAGTTCTTCATGTGTTCCGTTctttgtgtcactcatgtatcttctgatacattgaggtagacttgtgttctcactcttgaagcttttgagAAAGAGAGTTGAGTAtcgttcttgatcaaagcttttaagcaacatcaagtattgttcttagttagggTGCTTAACTAAGTATTTTTATGGGGAAGTGTAATCTTTCTATTCGGATTCCCTTGGTCACAAGGTGTGTGGCTGTTTTATCACTGCGATGATTGGACGTGGGATGTCGATTTCCTAGGTTTAGATGTCGACTTATAGGCAGAAGTAGCACTGGATAGggattaggcgagaagttgtaaactgagaCTGTTTAGACTTTGAACTATTACTACTAGTAGTGGATTTCCTtaatggcttggtagcccccagattaggTGTTGTGGCACTGAATTGAGTTAACAATTgatgtgttatttatctttctgCATTAAGTTTTTCAGTTTAATAATTGTGATGTAAGTCGGCAGATGTTATAACATTacttttatatgatttatttaacttttatattttatattttatatgatatttcatataaaaaattaatatataattatatcatTACTTTTTGACAAAATTTATGCTAATGTTAAAATGTGGTTACTTTATGTAATGTTGGTTATAATTCATTTTAAGGTTTATTTATGTGTTTGTACCATACATTGCTGAAGTCATAATGATTTTTTGTTACCTTGTTTCAAGGATTGAAATATTGATAGAAAATTGTGAACATTGACGTTTGATAATTGTAGCACTAATGAAACTATGATCGGTCATCTGTTAAATAAGATACCGCcttataaatttgttttaaaatgtgAAATTATTTCATATGCTGTTGCACACATATCTTAAATTTGATAGTAAAAGATGGCATGCACGCAGTTTCtagttcaaataatttttttttagaaaagtatAGAATTTTTTTATGATTCAATCTCCGTAAGAATCTATAAAATTGGGGATGGAGAAAAATATTCTCTATGGCGGGAATCGGAGACGGAGGAAAAATTGGGGAACGGGCGGCGAACAAAGAAGTATCCTCCAAACATTCTCTGCTCTGTTGACATCCTTAACTTCATTTCTAGGTAAAACAATAAAAACTATTGATAACAAAGAGCAAATTTATTGGAACACACTTCTTCGAAGTAAGTTATACATCAAGTATCATTCCATGGCTATAGTCTATAAAGGTTATTCCTTATGTAAATCTGAAAACAAACTACTAAACTACATACCTAAATTGAAGTAACAACTATTAAGAGGTAACTAATAATGTCAATGACCTCTTCCGCTGATTTTTGCCTGTATGATTCCTTGAAATGATCCAATAAATCCCATCATTGTGACAAGAAAACAAGCAAAGCTAAATATCCTCAGAACAATCCATTTTCTAGTCCAAGCTCCAATTTTCTTTTGTACAAAGTACATCTCAACTGGGAAATATACAGCCAATGGCCAAAAATTGATGCCTCCTAATAATCCAAGAACTTGGTTGAAGTAAGGGAATAAAACTGCAAGTCCAGTGGTTGAAATCACATAGGTTGTTCTGAAACAAAACCTGAAAAGATTTATCTCAAAAGCCGGTAATAGAGGAAGTTTCACTCTGTGGAAATCATTCACAAAGACACTGTTGGGGTATTTCTTTGAACACCATCTATCAGCAGCACTATATATTGGTTGACTGTATATCTGTTGAAAAGATCATACAAATGAAatcattgaaaagtgtaaatagTTTTTTAATATGAAGTATGAAttgaatttaatataaaaaattgattttaattggtaAGAGTAGTACCTGATATCCTCCAACCAAATGAATGATAATACAAATATTGGCAATGTCAATAAGCCAGAAAGGCTCGTAAAATCCAAACCCTGTCATTAGATTTCCTGGTGTAACATTTCCAAAAGCTGCATATCCGAAGCATCCACAACATAGGTAGAAGAACGTTGTAATGACGATTGAAGTCACAGAGGCCTTTTTCATGGTTTGATTCTCTGATGGAGGAGACTCTAAGGTGTCCTATTCTCAGCAAAATTCAATAATTTAGATTAATAtgcatatataaaaaaatcacccTTTACTCATGGAATTTGAATATGAAATGTTGAAGGTACCTGTATCTCAATAAGGAGCATTGGGTATGGATAGGAAAAGCTAATGTCACCAATTGCTTGGAACATTACCCAGATTTTTTTAGCAACATTAGCAGTTTGTACTCCTGTCAAAGTTCCCATAATTCTTCCATTTTCTGCAAAATCAACCAAAGTCCTTGGAAATATGAATCAAGAGGCTTGAAGATAACAAATAAACATAATCTTAAATTAACAGAAATTGAGTGAAGAAGAGCCTTACGTATGACTGTTCCTATGCCAAGTCCTAATCCAATGAAGGAGTATGAAAATGACATTATTGCGGCAATAACTGAAACCCAAGTCATGTTATGGAGATCCGGTATGAATGACATTACAATCTGAACAAGTCCAAACAGCACCATATATAAATTACCACCATAACTACAAGGAGCATCGCGTCCTTCCTTGTGATAACAATTTGATCTCAGAATAGCCCtttattaattattagaataaacATGTGTCATTGGCTTGTTggcaaaaattaataaatatggtAATTGTCAAAATTGCGGTAAAACGAATGTTTATGCGACTAGGAGAGCAATCCATTTATAGAAAAATACATAATGTCAACTCCTTAATCTACAATAACATCTCCATtattactttttgaaaaaaatatggttTTCCCATTTTCCGAGGGTTTCAGAAGATGTACCTTAAACTGGTTGCTGTGGTAATTACATAAGCAACACTAGTGACATACAAGCTCAAGAACTGAAGGAAACCAGCCACGTATGTTCTTTTCGTACCTGAACCAGCATTAAACTCAAGTTGAAGTTATAATTGTTATGACATAATTCATGAAAAGTGTATCTATGTTGTCTAGAGTGATTGCACAAGTACATAGTGAAGAAGAGTTTAATGTGTTATTACCAAGATTGACTCTAACAGCATCGATGTAAGAGTAGTTTCTTTTCCCGGTTACAGAGTCAGGACTTCTATAACAATCAGACAAAATATTGGAAGAAATATAGGTAGCTATTGCACAAGAAAGCAAGGCAATTGGTCCTCCTATCCATCCTAATTGAGCAATACTCCATGCCAAAGACAAAACACCAGAGCCAATAACAGCTGTAATGATATGAGCCACAGCAGTTTTCACATTTCCTGCAGAATTTATGGCAGGAATAAAACTTCAGTATTCAAATTCAAGCATCTCGGATAGTGTTACAGACCCTCTAAAACGGTATATCTGCTATTGACAACATAGAATTCAAGTATAAGAAAATGAATTGGTTATGATGGAATAGAAAATTTTACCAGTTCTTTTGGGACGTCCGTCATCATCATAAGCAGCAGAAGCACTTCTTGTCATTTGTAGAGAGTTATGGACAACCATCTTTATCCAAGAATCTCGTGAAGTTTTCTGCATATAACATAAAGTGTAAGGTAAATACAATAAAGACAAACTATGTTGCATTTACATGAGTGGAGCGTAGCACTCACAATAGAAACATTCACATTAATTGAAGTTTACCAATGTAAACAACATTGACCCATATCACTAGAGAAGAATTAATGTGACACCTAAGAGATAATGAATTTATCACCTGAATTCATCCGTCACATATCAAGTATTGAGTACACCAGCACTTAATTCATTGTTAGTTAAGAGTAGTTTAGTCATTTTAGCATCTCATATAGACAGACAGACACCTTAAAAAAATGTGTGACATATAatcacatttaattttttttttccaaattattattatattactgcGTCAGTGTCGGTGccgtgttttttgttttttagtatttcatactaataatattattcttttttattcTAACTAAATAGCTCTGTCCTTGTTGCCGctttatataaatttatcaaaattttattaaattttaggcTACAACTaatgcaaaaatatttttcaaaaacaaattataaCATTTAAATTAGTATAAAAATTAACAAATGTATTTTGGACATCAAAATTAACAATAATACATAGCCAGAATTGTCTCAAAAATTTGAGACCCTATGTAAAAAATTAAGTCAATTTCATGTAAGTCGTGAAATACTTTTTATGAGAttccatttaatatatatatatatatatatatatatatatatatatatatatatatatatatatatatatatatatatatatatatatatatatatatatatatatatatatatatatatatatattttaaccgTCATACATTCTCTCAAACATACACATTATTTACTCTTCAAAAGTTTTATATTCAAAAGGTTCATATGTAAAGCAAAATAGTCCTCAATGGAAGCGAATATACCCATAAAAAAATGAAGGGTGAAACAAAATAGTCATTGTGACAAAGTAAATTTACATGCGTGTGATAACTTTTAATCAAAGAATAGGGTCTCAAAAGTGTGttctttttaatgtttttgaCTCAAATTTGTAAAATGTAAACAATCTTTATGttgataaaatttaattaaaattttgttctaACTTTAAATAAACTTCAAATAGATGACAACATTAGTGTTTTTGAATTAGACGGTTGCAAGATTTAatataaacatttaaaaattaaaaagaataaagTCAAACAATGCAACttaattttcataaaacaaaagaGAACTCTATTCACCTGAAATTCTTCTCTGCTTCTTTTCTTCGAGTCTCTTTTAGTTCTTTATTCTTCTTCTCTTGTTTCTGACCTTTTAAAGTGAATTTTTGTTCTTTCAAAAAACATCTAGATGTAAATTCTAATGCCCCCTcttatttctctttttctcttttttcaacGTTTCTCTCTCTTTCAACCGTAATATTAAGAAATTTGTTGTGACATTCAACTATATCTTCACTTTACATTGAAAATTAATTAAGATTATGAATCTTTTTAGTAAAAATTAATAGTGGAtactatataaaataaaataaaaagaaaataattgacAAGATAATTTTTAGCTGACAGGGATAGAAgataatacatatatatttataacaCGTTAccatattttcttttctaattttgattataaattttattttacattttaaattCATCAAACAATCAATATATTCAATTTATAAATACATTGGTTTTTCATTAAATTTAAAgaccatcatatatatatatatatatatatatataggggacgactcaagtgagaacacttggttattatgagaaatgagaacaatgaatcacgaccattaaatttgattttaatggattggattggtttctctttctaagatccttaatatttaatggactggatcttagaaagagaaaccaatccagtccattaaaatcaaatttaatggtcgtgattcattgttctcatttctcataataaccaagtgttctcacttgagtcgtccccatatatatatatatatatatatatatatatatatatatatatatatatatatatatatatatatatatatatatatatatatatatatatatatatatatatatatatatataaattatttaaagaacttataaataataatatatattgaatataattcaataatttaaaaaaaatatatataatataatataaatcaattttatccTTGCACAGGGCCGACCATCCCATTTCGAGATTTtgagataaaatataaaattaattttttttaacatattaataataattcaataaaattaatatatatttatttaaattgcttgagttttatagataaaaaatcatttttaaaaaatttattttggaaaataattattttagaaaaatcATTTTATTGCCATAATTTAATAGTTCTTTTCAAcatattttagaaaaattatttaaaaagataAATACCAAAAttcctaaaaagaaaatattaaataccAATTTTCTTATTATCTAATAGATATTAAAACTATTATCTATAaaagtaaattttaaaataaccAGTACACTTTCTAAACGgatattattgttgaattgttataataaataatttaaaatttttgatatttttttctataaaaacaattataatttatcaaataaataattaaaatagaattaataatatatatatatatatatatatatatatatatatatatatatatatatatatatatatatatatatatatatatatatatatatattaaatcaaaaaaatccaaatacaTAAATTATGATAAATGTATATTATACTGaagaaattaattaactaattgatTGAATGAGCAATAAATTTTAATCGTATCTTGTCTTCAAGTTTAAAGAGGCTGGATTGACAAAATTCGACCCTTTCAAATGTTATTCTTGTTTTGTACTGATGTTCAATGTTCAATtacatatttgattttttttcattatcACCCAGTGATAATCGTATTCTCGTAAGATTGTTGCAAAATCTATCTGCAATTTTTATTAAagtaaatagaaaaaataaaatataagttaaaaaaggCACTGTGTTAGCATGGTTaactgataataataataataataataataataataataataataataataataataataataataataataataataataataataataataataataataataataataataataataataaagcagTGGAACTTAATAAATTTCGATAATGAAATATTAATAGAGGTAGGGCCGGTCCCGACTCTTTAGAGGCGCGGTTCAACAAAAAAAATAGGCCCCTCCCCAAAAAATAACGTTTTATTCGccttcaaa
Encoded proteins:
- the LOC131658708 gene encoding probable amino acid permease 7, whose protein sequence is MNKNKEETAQHITALTSACESDDDSSEDELTFDELATSYKELYVKSNEKTSRDSWIKMVVHNSLQMTRSASAAYDDDGRPKRTGNVKTAVAHIITAVIGSGVLSLAWSIAQLGWIGGPIALLSCAIATYISSNILSDCYRSPDSVTGKRNYSYIDAVRVNLGTKRTYVAGFLQFLSLYVTSVAYVITTATSLRAILRSNCYHKEGRDAPCSYGGNLYMVLFGLVQIVMSFIPDLHNMTWVSVIAAIMSFSYSFIGLGLGIGTVIQNGRIMGTLTGVQTANVAKKIWVMFQAIGDISFSYPYPMLLIEIQDTLESPPSENQTMKKASVTSIVITTFFYLCCGCFGYAAFGNVTPGNLMTGFGFYEPFWLIDIANICIIIHLVGGYQIYSQPIYSAADRWCSKKYPNSVFVNDFHRVKLPLLPAFEINLFRFCFRTTYVISTTGLAVLFPYFNQVLGLLGGINFWPLAVYFPVEMYFVQKKIGAWTRKWIVLRIFSFACFLVTMMGFIGSFQGIIQAKISGRGH